From a region of the Panicum virgatum strain AP13 chromosome 2K, P.virgatum_v5, whole genome shotgun sequence genome:
- the LOC120660572 gene encoding uncharacterized protein LOC120660572, which yields MSSPDRGVEAMVGFVCHDFRELTKGFRLGFMLRLSESTDVFGVIIKCMQSVAPHFKFAAEGVKRELIQLPNQDFSWVTQSPYGESAYWFNVHNTLTQWFRPNPLCCNQHEQNLSVSSRTNKTAASSLRLLSSIFPEEVISMFLQCHVSLSYDHKYIRSSGVEHKGSSSVNSDMPLLKLGVLFLPHDSLEDVETETESYALEVIGEEVQEMVHKNACLQDIDEKLLPKAIGYLYQNKESRMYQMCMKSSHGTANLCVEKTRRRRSKASRSRILDKSVVQQRDNYSIAGWKEVAKEDLLKLWVVRSSDKMEGSI from the coding sequence ATGAGCTCTCCGGATCGTGGAGTAGAGGCGATGGTAGGCTTTGTTTGCCATGACTTCAGGGAACTTACAAAGGGTTTCAGGCTAGGATTCATGCTACGTCTGTCTGAAAGTACAGATGTATTCGGTGTTATAATCAAGTGCATGCAGTCAGTCGCACCTCACTTCAAGTTTGCAGCTGAAGGTGTCAAGAGAGAGCTCATCCAGTTGCCTAACCAGGATTTTTCTTGGGTAACACAATCTCCTTATGGTGAAAGTGCATACTGGTTCAATGTCCACAACACTTTGACTCAATGGTTTCGTCCAAACCCTCTCTGCTGCAATCAGCATGAGCAGAATTTGAGCGTTTCATCTAGAACCAACAAGACAGCAGCTTCATCGTTGAGACTATTGTCAAGTATATTTCCAGAGGAGGTTATTTCAATGTTTTTACAGTGCCATGTCTCACTATCTTATGATCATAAATACATTCGAAGTTCTGGTGTTGAACACAAAGGAAGTAGTTCTGTGAATTCAGATATGCCTCTCTTAAAGCTAGGAGTTTTGTTCTTACCACATGACTCCCTAGAGGATGTAGAGACTGAAACCGAGAGCTATGCTTTGGAAGTGATTGGTGAAGAGGTGCAGGAAATGGTTCACAAGAATGCATGCCTACAAGATATCGATGAGAAGTTGCTGCCAAAAGCCATAGGTTACCTCTATCAAAACAAAGAGTCAAGGATGTATCAAATGTGTATGAAGTCTAGCCATGGCACTGCGAACCTTTGTGTGGAGAAGACAAGAAGGCGTCGAAGTAAAGCCTCCAGATCACGGATTTTGGATAAAAGCGTAGTCCAACAGCGAGATAATTACAGCATAGCAGGATGGAAGGAGGTGGCCAAAGAGGACCTACTTAAGCTTTGGGTTGTGCGTTCATCTGACAAGATGGAAGGCTCGATCTGA